From Streptomyces sp. NBC_01460, a single genomic window includes:
- a CDS encoding helix-turn-helix domain-containing protein, with the protein MPTNVNPTVRRRRLGQELRRLREIKGMTAEEVAERLLVSQSKISRLENGRRSISQRDVRDLCGVYEVEDHRVVDSLMQMAKDSRQQGWWHAFGDIPYSVYIGLETDAESLRVYEPQIVPGLLQTRSYAEALINGALPEAPPSDIEKRVNVRARRQDRVNASEHPLRLWAVIDESALRRLVGGKQVMIEQLEHLVEQSQLPHVTVQVLPFDMGAHPGINGQYAILEFPDAADSSVVYIEGVTSDLYLEKANDVQRYSVMYEHLRAQALNVDQTRQFISDITKSYTR; encoded by the coding sequence GTGCCGACCAACGTCAATCCCACCGTCAGGCGACGCCGGTTGGGCCAGGAATTGCGCCGACTCCGCGAGATCAAGGGCATGACGGCGGAGGAGGTGGCGGAGAGGCTGCTGGTCTCGCAGTCGAAGATCAGCCGCCTGGAGAACGGCCGCCGCTCCATCAGCCAGCGCGACGTGCGCGATCTCTGCGGGGTGTACGAGGTCGAGGACCACCGCGTCGTCGACTCCCTGATGCAGATGGCGAAGGACTCCCGCCAGCAGGGCTGGTGGCACGCCTTCGGCGACATCCCGTACAGCGTGTACATCGGGCTGGAGACCGACGCCGAGTCCCTCCGGGTGTACGAGCCCCAGATCGTCCCCGGGCTCCTGCAGACCCGGAGTTACGCGGAGGCCCTGATCAACGGGGCGCTGCCCGAGGCGCCGCCGTCGGACATCGAGAAGCGGGTCAACGTCCGGGCCCGCCGCCAGGACAGGGTCAACGCCTCCGAGCACCCCCTGCGCCTGTGGGCCGTCATCGACGAGTCCGCCCTGCGCCGGCTCGTCGGCGGCAAGCAGGTCATGATCGAACAGCTGGAGCACCTCGTCGAGCAGTCCCAGCTGCCCCATGTGACCGTGCAGGTGCTGCCCTTCGACATGGGGGCGCACCCCGGCATCAACGGCCAGTACGCGATCCTGGAGTTCCCCGACGCCGCGGACTCCAGCGTCGTGTACATCGAAGGGGTCACCAGCGACCTCTACCTGGAGAAGGCGAACGACGTGCAGCGGTACAGCGTCATGTACGAGCACCTGCGGGCACAGGCACTGAACGTGGACCAGACCCGCCAGTTCATCAGCGACATCACCAAGAGCTACACCCGCTGA